The Tachyglossus aculeatus isolate mTacAcu1 chromosome 22, mTacAcu1.pri, whole genome shotgun sequence genome window below encodes:
- the RPS6KB2 gene encoding ribosomal protein S6 kinase beta-2, which produces MAAVFDIDLETEEASDGDGDPELSPADVDAELRAAGLEPAGRYEEVELSESSVNPGPERIGPHCFELLRVLGKGGYGKVFQVRKVQGTNTGKIFAMKVLRKAKIVCNAKDTAHTRAERSILEAVRHPFIVELVYAFQTGGKLYLILECLSGGELFTHLEREGIFMEDTACFYLGEITLALGHLHSQGIIYRDLKPENIMLNSQGHVKLTDFGLCKESIHEGCVTHTFCGTVEYMAPEILVRSGHNRAVDWWSLGALMYDMLTGSPPFTAENRKKTVDKILRGKLTLPPYLTPDARDLLKKFLKRNPSQRVGGGAGDAADVQRQPFFRHINWDDLLARRVDPPFRPCLQSEEDVSQFDTRFTRQTPVDSPDGAALSESADQAFLGFTYVAPSVLESIKEGFSYQRKQRSPRTPVSPLKFSPFEGLRPAGAELPDPPPAAGTAPLPIRPPAGAKKAKKGRGRCGR; this is translated from the exons GCCGGCGGGACGCTATGAGGAAGTGGAGCTGTCCGAAAGCAGCGTGAACCCGGGCCCCGAGCGCATCGGCCCGCACTGCTTCGAGTTGCTGCGTGTTTTGGGCAAAGGGGGCTATGGAAAG GTGTTCCAGGTGCGAAAGGTGCAGGGAACGAACACGGGGAAGATTTTCGCCATGAAAGTCCTGAGGAAA GCCAAGATCGTGTGTAACGCGAAAGACACGGCGCACACGCGTGCCGAGCGTAGCatcctggaggcggtgaggcaCCCGTTCATCGTGGAGCTGGTCTACGCCTTCCAGACCGGCGGCAAGCTGTACCTCATCCTCGAGTGCCTCAGTG gcggGGAGTTATTCACGCACCTGGAGCGCGAGGGAATCTTCATGGAAGACACCGCCTG CTTTTACCTGGGCGAAATCACCCTGGCCCTGGGCCACCTGCACTCCCAAGGCATCATCTACCGCGACCTCAAGCCCGAGAACATCATGCTCAACAGCCAGG GACACGTCAAGTTGACGGACTTCGGTCTGTGTAAGGAGTCCATCCACGAGGGATGCGTCACCCACACCTTCTGTGGCACCGTGGAGTACAT gGCCCCCGAGATCCTGGTTCGCAGCGGCCACAACCGGGCCGTGGACTGGTGGAGCCTGGGCGCGCTGATGTACGACATGCTCACCGGATCG CCGCCCTTCACCGCCGAGAACCGCAAGAAGACCGTCGACAAAATCCTCAGGGGGAAACTGACGCTGCCTCCCTACCTCACGCCGGACGCCCGCGACCTCCTCAAAAAG tttCTGAAGCGAAACCCCAGTCAGCGAGTCGGAGGCGGGGCCGGGGACGCCGCCGACGTGCAG AGACAGCCCTTCTTCCGCCACATCAACTGGGACGATCTCCTGGCTCGCCGAGTGGACCCTCCATTCCGGCCCTGTCTG CAGTCCGAAGAGGACGTGAGTCAGTTCGACACGCGCTTCACGCGGCAGACGCCCGTGGACAGCCCGGACGGCGCGGCCCTCAGCGAGAGCGCGGACCAGGCCTTCTTG GGCTTCACGTACGTGGCCCCGTCGGTCCTAGAGAGCATCAAGGAGGGCTTCTCTTACCAACGCAAACAGCGGTCGCCCCGCACCCCCGTCAG ccccctcaagTTCTCCCCCTTCGAGGGGCTCAGACCCGCCGGCGCCGAGCTCCCGGACCCGCCGCCGGCCGCGGGCacggcccccctccccatccggcCCCCGGCGGGCGCCAAGAAGGCCAAGAAGGGGCGAGGGCGCTGCGGCCGCTGA
- the LOC119943840 gene encoding protein tyrosine phosphatase receptor type C-associated protein, protein MARPWPLRLVPLLPLPPALASGAETAPTSTVVLLLVLLLLLLLGLALAWRRLSRDSEGRYHPTRLGATALRRARRLAGTTLDRLWRRRGRGRRGLPGGEELGEDDDDHDDDDDDDDEGQQEEEEEEEAPRPERQPDEATAGAEEEQEMEDDDDEKVADGREDQGPAGSAGVLLSDLHAFSGSAVWGAVDGDGLASDQGPSVTAL, encoded by the coding sequence GCTCGGCCGTGGCCCTTGCGCCTGGTCCCgctgctgcccctgcccccggCGCTGGCTTCGGGGGCCGAGACCGCCCCGACGTCCACCGTGGTCCTGCTCCtggtgctgctgctcctgctcctgctgggcCTGGCGCTGGCCTGGCGCCGCCTCAGCCGCGACTCGGAAGGCCGCTACCACCCGACGCGGCTGGGCGCCACGGCCCTCCGCCGGGCCCGGCGCCTGGCGGGGACCACGCTGGACCGGCTCTGGCGCCGCCGGGGCCGCGGCCGGAGGGGGCTGCCCGGCGGCGAGGAGCTGGGCGAGGACGACGACGaccacgacgacgacgacgacgacgacgacgaggggcagcaggaagaagaggaggaggaggaggcgccgCGGCCTGAGCGGCAGCCCGACGAGGCGACAGCCGGAgccgaggaggagcaggagatggaggacgacgacgacgagaagGTGGCAGACGGCCGGGAGGACCAGGGGCCGGCGGGCAGCGCGGGGGTCCTGCTGAGCGACCTGCACGCTTTCTCGGGCAGCGCGGTCTGGGGGGCCGTGGACGGGGACGGGCTGGCGAGCGACCAGGGCCCCAGCGTCACGGCCCTGTAG